A DNA window from Enoplosus armatus isolate fEnoArm2 chromosome 9, fEnoArm2.hap1, whole genome shotgun sequence contains the following coding sequences:
- the LOC139289723 gene encoding zinc finger protein 516-like encodes MNVRDSVEMMETQAGGQKEKLVGDKVNPENEVEGEDDKIPGAYDCNICGRSFPFLSSLSQHMRRHTGVRPYKCPYCDHRASQKGNLKVHIRSHKLGTLSSHHSNEDEEGGAEEEEMSVSEGLDGGTSPTKSSSACNRMINGDSSEESRRKVPGRSMKREKSVTDQRPYCCRLCGYEAHREDQLLSHIEKVHITADTEEETTVKEEAVAEPDVLQPHSDGTFPCETCGQVFTQAWFLKSHMKKHAGILDHCCRICGRRFREAWFLKSHMKTHNTKSRSRSKADSAEHPATINDVAQDPDIVTGSITSIYQMCSKCGNLFHSRESLRAHEKVHNLGYGRKSQNQCRLSDDEDSPSAKRRYLDYLNLQSVEEKTLDEDEESEKKMLGQRIPELDPVCSYQAWQLATKGRVVEPVEPSYKGGSMGEDALAGAAVVFEKESSRYVLQGQEKRSTGRRSSSGLGSHASSGDRTPESLSDSEYRPSSRQDRRRQSQSQASSKSNECFECGKVFRSRHQMIVHQRVHRKDGGRASVGDKERTTRDDRWGSTSDPESGSPSRPSTPGYGDSPPASTMGDQASEMGTANSGEIADEKPYICSLCDFVTTELKTYLTHVRVQHPAAPGNRPSPIPSPSSSSDRGTPSGYPKLKKALLQGLNNSASPPAYISARSSPLDPNMTPVDLCVRAEGSRGISSLNLDRKSLPSHKCSFCSHSTRYPEVLWMHQTVAHRINSSSSNLAPKWALKNGSKGSRDNLLSPRRRTGPPPVLEGKECPPLPPLMRAQRTRPPTNSSEVLKKSRPTSHAATPSSSSSTPSSSFSRGSSSTSGTQAVRVPVRPSSSTSSSVRHTEDQSHQSRFRPKVDIYPRGGSLSSSSSLEKSTGGLSRSSAPSPSSATASRIADRYLMPQEGLGFMLSSKHGLAEYSRARGSPHQPLPNSLSQCRANTTRASTITHSSTAGHNYGASQAHRGSLQNSSPSSSSLPSEARGDVKQEPIAETPEMPTDILSFLKNYSPHELAALYHRWGAANTLLDPTGMLRSLMRQGQYFCHECGKSFSQPSHLRTHMRSHTGERPFCCQLCPYRASQKGNLKTHVQSVHHMPFDNSQYPDTRLLSQEERRALAAKHPPTLQQQQQQQQQQ; translated from the exons ATGAATGTTAGAGACAGTGTGGAGATGATGGAGACGCAGGCGGGAGGTCAGAAGGAGAAGCTGGTTGGAGACAAGGTCAACCCTGAAAACGAGGTTGAGGGAGAGGATGATAAAATCCCTGGGGCTTATGACTGTAACATATGTGGACGCAGCTTCCCATTCCTCAGCTCTTTGTCCCAGCATATGAGACGCCACACGGGTGTGCGCCCTTACAAATGCCCCTACTGTGACCACAGGGCTTCTCAGAAGGGCAACCTCAAAGTTCACATTCGCAGCCACAAATTGGGCACGCTCTCTAGCCACCACTCcaatgaggatgaagagggtggggccgaggaggaggagatgagtgTTTCAGAGGGTCTCGACGGAGGTACGAGTCCCACTAAGAGCAGCTCAGCCTGTAACCGGATGATCAATGGGGACAGTAGTGAGGAGAGTCGGAGGAAAGTGCCTGGGAGGAGCATGAAAAGAGAGAAGTCTGTTACCGATCAGAGGCCTTACTGTTGCCGTCTGTGTGGTTATGAGGCCCATCGAGAAGACCAGCTCCTCAGCCATATTGAAAAGGTCCACataacagcagacacagaagaGGAGACCACTGTTAAGGAAGAGGCTGTGGCCGAACCTGATGTCCTCCAACCCCACAGTGATGGAACCTTCCCCTGTGAGACCTGTGGCCAAGTCTTTACCCAGGCCTGGTTTCTGAAGTCGCACATGAAGAAACATGCAGGGATCCTGGACCACTGCTGTCGTATTTGTGGACGACGGTTCCGCGAAGCTTGGTTTCTCAAATcgcacatgaaaacacacaacaccaaATCCAGGTCACGATCAAAAGCAGATTCAGCTGAGCATCCGGCCACCATCAATGACGTAGCCCAGGATCCTGATATTGTCACTGGCTCTATTACATCCATCTATCAAATGTGTTCCAAATGTGGGAACCTGttccacagcagagagagccTGAGGGCCCATGAAAAAGTCCACAATCTCGGCTATGGCAGGAAATCCCAGAACCAATGTAGACTCAGTGATGATGAGGACTCACCATCTGCTAAGAGACGTTACCTTGACTACTTAAACCTCCAGTCTGTGGAGGAAAAGACCTTAGACGAAGACGAGGAGAGTGAGAAGAAGATGCTAGGTCAAAGAATTCCAGAGCTAGATCCAGTTTGCAGCTACCAGGCCTGGCAATTGGCTACTAAAGGAAGGGTTGTGGAGCCAGTGGAGCCGAGTTACAAGGGAGGAAGTATGGGCGAGGATGCCCTCgctggagctgctgtggttTTTGAGAAGGAGAGCAGCCGTTATGTACTGCAAGGTCAAGAGAAGCGCAGCACAGGACGACGCAGCAGCTCTGGTTTGGGTAGCCATGCTTCCTCAGGTGACCGGACACCAGAGAGCCTCAGCGACTCCGAGTACCGACCTTCATCTCGCCAGGACCGACGGCGACAGTCTCAGTCACAAGCTTCCTCCAAGTCCAACGAGTGCTTTGAGTGCGGGAAGGTGTTTCGCAGTCGTCACCAGATGATCGTCCACCAGCGCGTCCACAGGAAGGATGGAGGTAGGGCATCTGTGGGAGACAAGGAAAGAACTACGAGAGATGACCGATGGGGCTCCACCAGTGATCCGGAGTCAGGCTCCCCTAGCCGGCCTAGCACCCCAGGGTATGGAGACTCTCCACCTGCATCCACCATGGGAGACCAGGCCTCAGAGATGGGTACCGCAAACTCTGGAGAGATTGCAG ATGAGAAGCCTTACATCTGCAGCCTTTGTGACTTTGTCACCACGGAGTTGAAGACCTATTTGACTCATGTTCGTGTCCAGCACCCAGCTGCACCTGGAAATAGGCCCAGCCCCATTCCCAGCCCAAGCTCCAGCTCAGACAGAGGCACCCCCAGTGGTTATCCTAAGCTGAAGAAAGCTCTTCTTCAGGGTTTGAACAACTCTGCATCCCCTCCTGCTTACATTTCGGCTCGATCCTCCCCGCTCGATCCCAACATGACCCCTGTGGACCTATGTGTGAGGGCTGAGGGCTCCAGGGGCATATCTTCCCTCAACCTGGACAGGAAGAGCCTCCCTAGCCACAAGTGCTCCTTCTGCTCCCACTCCACCCGCTACCCCGAGGTGCTCTGGATGCACCAGACTGTGGCTCATCGCATCAACAGTAGTAGCTCCAATCTTGCTCCTAAATGGGCCCTGAAAAATGGCTCCAAGGGCTCCAGGGACAACTTATTATCCCCCAGGAGACGCACTGGTCCCCCACCAGTCCTGGAGGGTAAGGAGTGTCCACCACTTCCTCCACTGATGCGTGCCCAGCGTACACGGCCCCCTACCAACTCCAGCGAGGTTCTAAAGAAAAGCAGGCCAACCAGCCATGCAGccacaccatcctcctcctcttctaccccctcctcctcattctccaGGGGCTCCTCATCCACCTCAGGCACCCAAGCTGTGAGAGTCCCCGTCCGGccaagcagcagcaccagcagcagcgtCAGACACACGGAGGACCAGAGTCATCAGTCTCGCTTCAGACCCAAAGTGGATATTTACCCTCGGGGAGGCTCAttgtcttcctccagctccttggAGAAGAGCACTGGTGGCCTCTCACGTTCCTCAGCCCCAAGCCCCAGCTCTGCTACAGCATCCAGGATTGCTGACCGCTACTTGATGCCTCAAGAGGGCCTGGGCTTCATGCTGTCCAGCAAACATGGCCTAGCAGAGTACAGCCGAGCTAGGGGTTCCCCTCATCAGCCGCTTCCCAACTCCCTCAGCCAGTGCCGGGCCAACACTACGAGGGCCAGCACCATCACCCATAGCTCCACAGCAGGACACAACTACGGAGCCTCCCAGGCACACAGAGGCTCTCTGCAGAattcctccccttcctcttcttctttgccttcAGAGGCTCGTGGAGATGTGAAGCAGGAGCCAATCGCAGAGACACCGGAGATGCCAACTGACATCCTCAGCTTCCTCAAAAACTATAGCCCCCATGAACTGGCAGCCCTCTACCACCGCTGGGGTGCGGCCAACACCCTGCTGGATCCCACTG GGATGCTGAGGTCTCTCATGCGGCAGGGACAGTATTTCTGTCACGAGTGCGGGAAGAGTTTCAGTCAGCCCAGCCACCTGCGTACTCATATGAGATCCCATACAG gGGAGAGGCCATTCTGCTGCCAGCTCTGCCCATACCGAGCCTCTCAGAAAGGGAACCTAAAGACGCATGTCCAGAGTGTCCACCATATGCCTTTTGACAACAGCCAGTACCCAGACACAAGGTTACTGAGCCAGGAGGAGCGACGAGCGCTGGCTGCCAAACACCCACCaacgctacaacaacaacaacaacaacaacaacaacagtag